A region from the Citrobacter telavivensis genome encodes:
- a CDS encoding sugar-phosphatase: protein MAIKLIAIDMDGTLLLPDHTISPAVKRAIAAAREKGVNVVLTTGRPYAGVHSYLKELHMEQPGDYCITYNGALVQKAGDGSTVAQTALSYDDYRYLEKLSREVGSHFHALDRTTLYTANRDISYYTVHESYVATIPLVFCEAEKMDPQTQFLKVMMIDEPAILDRAIARIPAEVKEKYTVLKSAPYFLEILDKRVNKGTGVKSLADALGIKPEEIMAIGDQENDIAMIEYAGLGVAMDNAIPSVKEVANFVTKSNLEDGVAYAIEQHVLK, encoded by the coding sequence ATGGCTATCAAACTCATTGCTATCGATATGGATGGCACTCTTCTGCTGCCCGATCACACCATTTCACCCGCGGTTAAACGTGCGATTGCCGCCGCCCGTGAAAAAGGGGTCAACGTGGTGCTGACCACCGGTCGTCCGTATGCTGGCGTGCACAGCTATCTGAAAGAACTGCATATGGAGCAGCCCGGCGATTACTGTATCACCTACAACGGTGCGCTGGTGCAGAAGGCTGGCGATGGCAGTACCGTTGCGCAAACTGCGCTGAGCTATGACGACTACCGCTACCTGGAAAAACTCTCCCGCGAGGTGGGTTCGCACTTTCACGCGCTGGATCGTACCACGCTGTATACTGCGAACCGCGATATCAGCTACTACACCGTGCATGAATCCTATGTCGCGACCATTCCTCTGGTGTTCTGTGAAGCGGAGAAGATGGATCCGCAAACGCAGTTCCTGAAAGTGATGATGATTGATGAACCCGCGATCCTCGATCGGGCCATCGCCCGTATTCCGGCGGAAGTGAAAGAGAAGTATACCGTGCTGAAAAGTGCGCCGTACTTCCTCGAAATCCTCGACAAACGCGTCAATAAAGGCACTGGTGTGAAATCGCTGGCGGATGCGCTGGGTATCAAACCGGAGGAGATTATGGCGATTGGCGATCAGGAAAACGACATTGCGATGATCGAGTACGCTGGTCTTGGTGTGGCTATGGATAATGCCATTCCCTCGGTGAAAGAGGTTGCCAACTTTGTCACTAAATCGAATCTGGAAGATGGCGTCGCGTATGCCATTGAGCAGCACGTCCTGAAGTAA
- a CDS encoding FCD domain-containing protein: protein MTLNKTDRIVITLGKQIVSGKYVPGAALPAEAELCEEFETSRNIIREVFRSLMAKRLIEMKRYRGAFVTPRNQWNYLDTDVLQWVLENDYDPRLISAMSEVRNLVEPAIARWAAERATSSDLAEIESALNDMIANNQDREAFNEADIRYHEAVLQSVHNPVLQQLSVAITSLQRAVFERTWMGDEANMPKTLQEHKALFDAIRHQDSNAAEQAALTMIASSTRRLKEIT, encoded by the coding sequence ATGACTCTCAATAAAACCGATCGCATTGTCATCACGCTGGGCAAACAGATTGTCAGCGGCAAGTACGTACCGGGTGCGGCGCTCCCTGCGGAAGCGGAGCTGTGTGAGGAGTTTGAAACCTCACGCAACATCATTCGCGAAGTGTTTCGCTCGTTGATGGCGAAGCGGCTGATAGAAATGAAACGTTATCGCGGTGCCTTTGTAACACCGCGGAATCAGTGGAATTACCTCGATACCGACGTACTGCAATGGGTACTGGAAAACGACTACGACCCGCGGTTAATCAGCGCGATGAGCGAAGTCCGAAACCTGGTGGAACCAGCCATTGCTCGCTGGGCAGCGGAACGTGCGACCTCGAGTGATTTGGCTGAAATTGAATCGGCGCTCAATGACATGATCGCCAACAACCAGGACCGGGAGGCCTTTAATGAAGCGGATATCCGCTATCACGAGGCGGTATTGCAGTCGGTGCATAACCCGGTTTTACAACAGCTGAGCGTGGCGATCACCTCGCTTCAGCGAGCAGTATTTGAACGGACCTGGATGGGCGATGAAGCCAACATGCCAAAAACGCTCCAGGAACATAAGGCGCTATTCGATGCGATACGGCACCAGGATAGCAATGCGGCAGAGCAGGCGGCCCTGACCATGATCGCCAGCTCGACACGAAGGTTGAAGGAAATCACATGA
- a CDS encoding 2-oxo-3-deoxygalactonate kinase (catalyzes the formation of 2-dehydro-3-deoxy-D-galactonate 6-phosphate from 2-dehydro-3-deoxy-D-galactonate), with translation MTSRYIAIDWGSTNLRAWLYQGDKCLESRHSEAGVTRLNGRSPEAVLADVTQHWRDSATPVVMAGMVGSNVGWKIAPYLPVPAHFSAIGEQLTAVSDNVWIIPGLCVSRDDNHNVMRGEETQLLGARTLSPSSVYVMPGTHCKWVQADAQQIHDFRTVMTGELHHLLLQHSLVGAGLPEQQASSAAFTAGLDRGIRAAAVLPQLFEVRASHVLGHLPREQVSEFLSGLLIGAEVASMSEQFAGSQSITLVAGAALTSRYQQAFHAIGRNVCAVSGDTAFQAGIRSIAHAVAN, from the coding sequence ATGACATCTCGCTACATCGCTATTGACTGGGGATCGACCAATTTGCGCGCCTGGCTTTATCAGGGCGACAAATGCCTGGAAAGCAGGCATTCAGAAGCGGGCGTTACGCGTCTGAACGGCAGGTCCCCCGAAGCGGTGTTAGCAGATGTCACACAGCACTGGCGCGACAGCGCCACACCGGTGGTGATGGCAGGGATGGTGGGTAGCAACGTCGGCTGGAAGATTGCCCCGTATCTGCCGGTTCCTGCTCATTTCTCTGCCATTGGTGAGCAATTAACCGCCGTTAGCGACAATGTCTGGATCATTCCCGGCTTGTGTGTCTCACGCGATGATAACCACAATGTGATGCGCGGTGAAGAGACACAGCTTCTCGGCGCGCGCACGCTTTCTCCTTCTTCTGTCTATGTGATGCCCGGAACGCACTGTAAATGGGTGCAGGCTGATGCGCAGCAAATCCATGATTTTCGCACCGTAATGACCGGCGAATTACACCATTTGCTGTTGCAACACTCGCTGGTGGGTGCCGGTTTACCGGAGCAGCAGGCTTCTTCTGCCGCATTTACTGCTGGACTTGATCGTGGGATCCGCGCCGCTGCCGTTTTGCCGCAACTTTTTGAGGTCCGCGCCTCTCACGTGCTGGGCCATCTCCCGCGCGAGCAGGTCAGCGAATTTCTCTCCGGCCTGTTGATTGGCGCAGAAGTCGCCAGCATGAGTGAACAATTCGCCGGGTCGCAGTCCATTACTCTCGTCGCAGGTGCAGCGCTGACGTCCCGCTACCAGCAGGCGTTCCACGCCATTGGGCGTAACGTCTGTGCTGTGTCCGGCGATACGGCATTTCAGGCAGGTATAAGGAGCATCGCTCATGCAGTGGCAAACTAA
- a CDS encoding 2-dehydro-3-deoxy-6-phosphogalactonate aldolase — protein sequence MQWQTNLPLIAILRGITPEEALAHVGAVIDAGFDAVEIPLNSPQWEKSIPAVVDAYGDKALIGAGTVLKPEQVDRLAKMGCKLIVTPNIQPEVIRRAVSYGMTVCPGCATASEAFTALDAGAQALKIFPSSAFGPDYIKALKAVLPASAPVFAVGGVTPENLAQWINAGCVGAGLGSDLYRAGQSVARTAQQAAAFVKAYREVVK from the coding sequence ATGCAGTGGCAAACTAATCTCCCTCTCATCGCGATTTTGCGCGGTATAACCCCCGAGGAGGCACTCGCACACGTTGGCGCGGTGATCGACGCTGGATTTGACGCGGTGGAAATTCCGCTCAACTCGCCGCAGTGGGAAAAAAGCATTCCGGCGGTCGTCGACGCGTATGGCGATAAAGCGCTGATTGGCGCAGGTACGGTCTTAAAGCCAGAGCAGGTTGATAGGCTCGCCAAAATGGGTTGCAAACTGATCGTTACGCCGAACATTCAGCCGGAAGTCATTCGTCGTGCCGTGAGTTACGGCATGACCGTCTGTCCCGGCTGCGCGACGGCCTCGGAGGCCTTTACCGCGCTGGACGCCGGCGCGCAGGCGCTGAAAATTTTCCCGTCATCGGCCTTTGGTCCGGACTACATCAAAGCGCTGAAAGCGGTATTGCCCGCCAGTGCTCCGGTCTTCGCCGTGGGCGGCGTGACGCCAGAAAACCTGGCGCAGTGGATAAACGCCGGGTGTGTGGGCGCGGGGTTGGGCAGCGATCTGTATCGTGCCGGACAGTCCGTAGCGCGTACCGCACAGCAGGCGGCGGCATTTGTTAAGGCATATCGAGAGGTAGTGAAATGA